The Streptomyces sp. NBC_00454 DNA segment GGAGCCGGCCGCCGAGGGCTCCGAGGCCTGAGTCACGCCTCTCCCCCTCAGCACTTGCTGAACGACCGCCGTCCGGCTCCACTGGAGCGGGACGGCGGTCGTCTTCGTATAAGGAGCTTTTGATGTCGGACGACGCGGCGCCCTGGCTGATCGTGGGGCTCGGGAACCCGGGTGCGGAGTACGCGGGCAACCGCCACAACATCGGTTTCATGGTGGCCGACCTGCTGGCGGAGCGGATGCGCGGGAAGTTCAAGGCGCACAAGGCCCGCGCACAGGTGGTGGAGGGCCGGATGGGCCCGCCGGGACCTCTGAACCGGCGGGTGGTGCTGGCCAAGCCCATGTCGTTCATGAACCTGTCCGGCGGCCCGGTGACGGCGCTGCGGGACTTCTACAAGGTTCCGCTCGACCGGATCGTCGCGGTCCACGACGAGCTGGACATCGACTACCCGACGCTGCGCCTGAAGCTGGGCGGCGGGGACAACGGCCACAACGGCCTGAAGTCGATGACGAAGTCCATGGGCCCGGACTACCACCGGGTCCGCTGCGGCATCGGCCGCCCGCCGGGCCGCATGCAGGTCGCGGACTTCGTGCTGAAGGACTTCTCCTCCACGGAACGCAAGGAGCTGGACTGGTTCGTCGACCGGTCGGCGGACGCCGTGGAGTGCCTGATCCAGGAGGGGCTGGAGCGCGCGCAGTCCACGTACAACAGCTGAAACCGCCAACATGACAGGGGGCCCGCACACCGGATGGTGTGCGGGCCCCCTGTCATGCCGTACGAAATCTCAGCCGGTGTTGCGCAGGCCCGCCGCGACGCCGTTGACGGTCAGGAGCAGGGCCCGCGACAGGATCGGGTCCGCTTCCTCGCCGCGCTCGGCGGCCGCCCGCTGGCGGGCCAGCAGGGAGACCTGGAGGTAGGAGATCGGGTCCAGGTAGGCGTCGCGGACCGAGAAGGTCTGCTGGAGGACCGGGTTGGAG contains these protein-coding regions:
- the pth gene encoding aminoacyl-tRNA hydrolase translates to MSDDAAPWLIVGLGNPGAEYAGNRHNIGFMVADLLAERMRGKFKAHKARAQVVEGRMGPPGPLNRRVVLAKPMSFMNLSGGPVTALRDFYKVPLDRIVAVHDELDIDYPTLRLKLGGGDNGHNGLKSMTKSMGPDYHRVRCGIGRPPGRMQVADFVLKDFSSTERKELDWFVDRSADAVECLIQEGLERAQSTYNS